One part of the Tunicatimonas pelagia genome encodes these proteins:
- a CDS encoding RHS repeat domain-containing protein codes for MQNPRLTVNHPEVEQGSPRTRSITATLSHSDLGGDLTVEKYEWWVVRRGSNQTVVAKTSTGTSNRKTFNLSGLAYGEYFVKVLVYATGNCSVLTDAEDEVSLKIRPPCPPSPPRLLVQSVDGSEVLPAGEHRYQVNPAVPKVRVLVDQSGLEQKVVNVLDVIYRWDENSFPGANVRISPSAPAPGQTAPGTQAYTLTFAESGFYDISIAGKEGCDQVPPTVRIFVYFPAQNDFNITQSCPINLPTDLPAIVSEMNGLPLGVPDNIALSLENLRYTGILDNFRYRIESQAQVVIGPGMTLVNGADIEVDRGDIDPPGGYDDDDFFWNFTQQTLFDDYGNVIGESKQFFDDMGRLHQTQTKDQARGILMASQTIFDRYGRLAATSLPAPIRSGTGNTPISPECSDFTTDYVPVQFGYQARLLRTNGGAAFNHFGLLQNQPMSAEPFSVGWYYSDQNRQAAIDALPENTDQRMLYDLHEDRMATTAYPFVRTLFNEDGSGEVIGQVGPGDFQYRPDVNAEGKPIIEQQHIASSRMLALDEEGEEDTNIILAYLQARKQQTGLMNPYEDRTPGINPFRVQDGFYKQVSEDANGRRSVRYFNESGQLLTSLYYGDGTAVITQSSSFYDDAGRLLVSVDPEGLKTTYTYDFRGRMLSMEEPDAGRTEYAYRRDGSIRFSQNAKQRAQNTYSYTSYDQLGRPIESGEFDPSGTSATFSTVRSNQTILETIGREGGLTDGTRTDVVRTTYDRAVPLPVGTGLKQQFVRGKVSYSEKIGTTGSPAAQSWYSYDERGRVTWLVQDVVGIGVKTVAYRYNSQGQVMTVSYQEGRKDAFFHYYTYDQDGRLQQVYTSVRSPQLDRQLNVTNLASDYKLQATYEYYLHGPLKQVVLADGIQTDYTYTVQGWLKAVNNPGTESGASPGTQPDVFSMQLDYFSGDYVKSGSPIVNVASNQPEEAQLYSGQIRSQSWRTQAEGVNQTGAYVYDYDPRYQLKEARFGQVSSGTFTPASNQMYSVSGLDYDKNGNLLGLQRRDQTGNLLHDFENKYQYQTGTNQLTGITGYASYKYNALGQMTQEVKGSYTQRLAYDVSGKVTEIKDGNDQTKFIYTYDDKGYRVKKYDQQQNQSTYYIRDANGNLLSIYEHDESQAGTSPEPVEVPIYGSSRLGFFRPDPIALNEHLVGYEDDQTKSRYENTSYLLVAGATMTLTEGFEVSYQTAHEGEFSVAFHEPTGPTTYELKDHLGTVRATIQPQDEGGISLNNYQSFYPFGMKIGTLSMTGGEGLRFGFQGEFAEDETNETGYHSFELRQYDAVVGRWLSVDPYRQFASPYVGMGNNPISGIDPDGGYTKFGAKVRAFFTAGVSVSDVYQSGGEWGFNTQSGDVTTFNVGTYGEGGSYLSAWEPGLSQRWGMSDNIIASWSYNTIDGPWVTAQFFTPWRKPTHIDGQLVVGEEGAEAFAGAASTALPYTRLSKIPKVTASQFSSYFKGTFVARLQPKVRGWIIKTYNKQMLEKTHGTVLKITKGFQSLVDKGQEWIGSDESNEKR; via the coding sequence TTGCAGAACCCGAGGCTTACGGTTAACCACCCGGAAGTAGAGCAGGGTAGTCCCCGAACCCGATCTATCACCGCTACGCTGAGCCATAGTGACTTGGGTGGTGATCTTACGGTAGAAAAATATGAATGGTGGGTAGTAAGACGGGGTAGCAACCAAACCGTAGTCGCTAAAACCAGTACGGGTACTAGTAACCGTAAAACCTTTAATCTGAGTGGCTTAGCCTACGGAGAGTACTTTGTGAAGGTGCTGGTATACGCCACGGGCAACTGCTCGGTACTCACCGATGCCGAAGATGAGGTTTCCTTGAAAATACGCCCGCCTTGCCCACCTAGCCCACCTCGTTTGCTGGTACAGTCGGTCGATGGCTCCGAAGTGCTTCCGGCGGGTGAGCACCGCTACCAGGTAAACCCGGCTGTACCCAAGGTGCGAGTGCTGGTAGACCAGAGTGGGTTAGAGCAAAAGGTAGTAAATGTGCTAGACGTGATCTATCGCTGGGATGAAAATAGCTTTCCGGGAGCGAATGTGCGTATTAGTCCGAGTGCTCCGGCCCCCGGGCAGACGGCCCCCGGCACCCAAGCGTATACGCTAACCTTCGCTGAGTCAGGCTTTTACGATATTTCTATTGCGGGTAAAGAGGGCTGCGACCAAGTGCCCCCTACGGTGCGGATATTTGTCTATTTTCCCGCGCAAAATGATTTTAACATCACCCAAAGCTGCCCAATTAATTTACCGACCGATTTACCCGCTATTGTGAGCGAAATGAACGGTCTGCCGCTGGGGGTACCCGATAATATTGCCCTCAGCTTAGAGAACCTGCGGTACACCGGTATTCTGGATAACTTCCGCTACCGGATAGAGAGCCAAGCCCAGGTGGTAATTGGACCGGGGATGACACTGGTAAACGGGGCGGATATTGAAGTAGACCGGGGCGATATTGACCCGCCCGGTGGCTACGATGACGATGATTTTTTCTGGAACTTTACCCAACAAACATTATTTGACGACTACGGCAATGTAATTGGGGAAAGTAAGCAGTTTTTTGATGATATGGGGCGCTTGCACCAAACCCAAACCAAAGACCAGGCGCGGGGTATACTGATGGCCAGCCAGACGATCTTTGACCGCTACGGACGCCTAGCGGCTACCTCCCTACCTGCCCCCATCCGTTCGGGTACGGGCAATACGCCCATCAGCCCCGAGTGTAGCGACTTTACCACCGACTATGTGCCCGTACAGTTTGGCTACCAGGCCAGGCTACTCCGCACCAACGGGGGAGCTGCCTTTAACCACTTCGGCCTGCTGCAAAACCAACCCATGAGTGCCGAGCCCTTTTCGGTGGGATGGTACTACAGCGATCAGAACCGCCAAGCCGCCATTGATGCCTTGCCTGAAAACACCGATCAGCGCATGCTGTACGACCTGCACGAAGACCGTATGGCTACCACCGCCTACCCCTTCGTTCGTACCCTGTTTAATGAAGACGGCAGCGGCGAAGTAATTGGGCAAGTGGGGCCAGGCGACTTTCAGTACCGCCCGGATGTGAATGCCGAAGGCAAACCTATTATTGAGCAGCAGCATATTGCTAGTAGCCGAATGCTGGCTTTGGACGAAGAAGGCGAGGAGGATACCAACATCATACTGGCTTACTTGCAAGCCCGTAAGCAACAGACCGGGCTGATGAACCCTTACGAGGACCGCACCCCGGGCATCAATCCCTTTCGGGTGCAGGATGGGTTTTACAAGCAGGTGAGTGAAGATGCCAACGGACGGCGCAGTGTGCGCTACTTCAACGAAAGCGGTCAATTGCTCACCAGCCTCTACTACGGCGATGGTACGGCGGTGATTACCCAAAGCAGTAGCTTCTACGATGATGCCGGGCGATTGCTGGTGAGCGTAGACCCCGAAGGGCTGAAGACGACCTACACCTACGACTTTCGGGGGCGCATGCTCAGTATGGAAGAGCCCGATGCCGGACGTACCGAGTACGCCTACCGCCGCGATGGCAGCATCCGTTTTTCCCAAAATGCGAAGCAACGAGCGCAGAATACCTACTCCTACACCAGCTACGATCAGCTAGGCCGCCCCATAGAAAGCGGGGAGTTTGATCCCAGCGGGACAAGTGCTACCTTTAGTACTGTGCGCAGCAACCAGACCATACTGGAAACGATCGGCCGCGAAGGCGGGCTGACCGACGGCACTCGGACGGATGTGGTACGTACCACCTACGACCGGGCGGTGCCACTACCCGTGGGTACGGGTCTGAAGCAGCAGTTTGTGCGGGGCAAAGTCAGCTACAGTGAGAAAATAGGCACCACCGGATCGCCGGCCGCCCAGAGTTGGTACAGCTACGATGAACGGGGTCGGGTGACCTGGCTGGTGCAGGACGTTGTAGGCATTGGGGTGAAGACAGTAGCCTACCGCTACAACAGCCAGGGGCAGGTGATGACGGTCAGCTACCAGGAAGGCCGTAAAGATGCCTTCTTCCACTACTACACCTACGACCAGGACGGACGACTCCAGCAAGTGTATACCTCGGTACGCAGTCCGCAGCTTGATCGGCAGTTAAACGTGACCAATCTGGCGAGTGACTACAAACTACAAGCCACCTACGAGTACTACCTGCACGGCCCTTTGAAGCAGGTGGTGTTAGCCGATGGGATACAAACGGACTATACCTATACTGTGCAAGGCTGGCTCAAAGCAGTGAACAACCCCGGAACAGAGTCCGGGGCAAGTCCCGGAACGCAACCCGATGTATTCAGTATGCAGTTAGACTACTTTAGTGGCGACTATGTAAAGTCCGGTAGTCCCATCGTAAATGTAGCCAGCAATCAGCCCGAAGAAGCGCAGTTGTATAGCGGGCAGATCCGTAGCCAAAGCTGGCGGACGCAAGCCGAAGGGGTGAACCAGACGGGGGCGTATGTCTATGACTATGACCCTCGTTACCAACTTAAAGAAGCTAGATTTGGACAAGTCAGTAGCGGCACCTTCACCCCCGCCAGTAACCAAATGTACAGCGTCAGTGGATTAGACTACGATAAGAACGGCAACCTGTTAGGTCTGCAACGCCGAGACCAGACAGGAAACCTATTGCACGATTTTGAAAATAAGTACCAGTACCAAACGGGCACCAACCAGTTGACTGGGATTACGGGCTACGCCAGTTACAAGTACAATGCCCTCGGCCAGATGACCCAGGAAGTGAAAGGCAGCTATACCCAACGGCTAGCTTACGATGTATCTGGTAAGGTCACCGAGATCAAAGACGGCAACGACCAAACGAAGTTTATCTACACCTACGACGATAAAGGCTATCGGGTTAAAAAGTACGACCAGCAGCAAAACCAAAGCACCTACTACATCCGCGATGCCAATGGCAACCTACTCAGTATCTACGAACACGATGAGAGCCAGGCGGGTACCTCCCCCGAACCCGTAGAAGTACCGATCTACGGCAGCAGTCGGCTGGGTTTCTTCCGCCCTGACCCCATCGCGTTGAACGAGCACTTGGTCGGTTACGAAGATGATCAAACCAAGAGCCGCTACGAGAACACCTCCTACCTACTAGTCGCCGGAGCCACTATGACCCTGACCGAAGGCTTTGAAGTCAGTTACCAAACCGCTCACGAAGGTGAGTTCTCAGTAGCCTTCCACGAGCCAACCGGCCCCACGACCTACGAACTGAAAGACCACCTGGGCACAGTACGGGCGACCATCCAACCCCAGGATGAGGGCGGCATCAGCCTGAACAACTACCAAAGCTTCTATCCGTTTGGGATGAAGATCGGCACCTTGAGTATGACGGGGGGTGAAGGGCTACGCTTTGGCTTCCAAGGTGAGTTTGCGGAAGATGAAACAAATGAGACGGGCTACCATAGTTTTGAGTTGAGACAATATGATGCGGTTGTCGGGCGGTGGCTAAGCGTGGATCCTTACCGGCAGTTTGCTTCTCCGTACGTCGGGATGGGGAATAATCCAATTAGTGGGATTGACCCGGATGGGGGATACACCAAGTTTGGGGCGAAGGTGCGAGCCTTCTTCACCGCTGGGGTAAGTGTAAGCGATGTCTATCAGTCAGGCGGGGAGTGGGGCTTCAACACTCAAAGTGGTGACGTAACTACCTTTAACGTCGGTACCTATGGTGAAGGTGGCTCCTATCTATCAGCTTGGGAACCAGGTCTATCCCAAAGATGGGGAATGTCTGATAATATAATTGCTTCTTGGTCATACAATACGATTGATGGACCTTGGGTCACTGCACAGTTCTTCACACCGTGGCGAAAACCCACACATATTGATGGTCAGCTAGTTGTCGGAGAAGAAGGGGCGGAAGCATTTGCTGGAGCAGCCTCAACAGCTCTACCGTACACTAGACTGAGTAAAATTCCAAAAGTTACAGCATCTCAGTTTAGTAGCTATTTCAAAGGCACTTTCGTAGCTAGATTACAACCAAAAGTTCGGGGTTGGATAATCAAGACATATAACAAACAAATGCTTGAGAAAACGCATGGGACGGTATTGAAAATCACTAAAGGGTTTCAAAGTCTAGTTGATAAAGGGCAGGAATGGATTGGTTCAGATGAATCGAACGAAAAAAGATAA
- a CDS encoding tyrosine-type recombinase/integrase has product MPLNQHYHQRLLGFAEWLQAMNYAQVNQAASLRHTQEFLVWLQENNLTQLSQVDSQTVRQFFRYCAQRPNKTRGGSLSLNTLRKYRNALVQLSRYLRDTGQGSLEVSFPFRGYRSKPERLILSKAQVQRLYDAADQVEDPGVLGHQLLALRDRAILSLCYGCGLRRNEALQLHINDVLLERGLLHVRAGKNYTERYVPMASGVVHDLQQYLQLSRPRLLRHQSHHGLLLGWQRGKPLCAVSAGRRLHHWCQVARLPPMGLHALRHSIATHLFESGMKLEHIARFLGHRSLEATQIYTHIQPNISDEEKSL; this is encoded by the coding sequence ATGCCTTTAAACCAACACTATCACCAACGCTTGTTAGGCTTTGCCGAATGGTTGCAGGCCATGAACTATGCGCAAGTGAACCAAGCGGCCAGCTTGCGCCATACCCAAGAGTTCTTGGTCTGGTTGCAAGAAAACAACCTCACGCAGCTATCCCAGGTCGATAGTCAGACCGTTCGGCAGTTCTTCCGCTACTGCGCCCAGCGCCCCAACAAAACGCGCGGCGGGAGCCTGAGCTTGAACACCCTGCGTAAGTATCGTAACGCCTTGGTGCAACTCTCTCGCTATCTTCGCGACACCGGGCAAGGCAGCCTGGAAGTCTCCTTTCCCTTCCGGGGTTACCGTAGTAAACCCGAACGGCTGATCTTGTCCAAAGCCCAGGTGCAACGTCTCTACGATGCGGCCGACCAGGTAGAAGACCCCGGCGTATTGGGCCATCAGTTGCTGGCCCTGCGGGACCGGGCCATTCTCTCGCTCTGCTACGGCTGCGGCCTTCGGCGCAACGAAGCCCTACAACTGCACATCAACGATGTTCTGCTGGAACGAGGGCTGCTGCACGTACGGGCCGGGAAGAACTATACCGAACGCTACGTGCCGATGGCCAGCGGAGTCGTTCATGACCTACAGCAGTACTTGCAGCTATCGCGTCCTCGGCTGCTACGCCATCAGTCCCACCACGGCTTACTACTGGGTTGGCAGCGCGGTAAACCCTTGTGCGCGGTCTCGGCCGGACGGCGCTTACACCACTGGTGCCAAGTCGCTCGTTTGCCCCCGATGGGATTACACGCGTTGCGCCATAGCATCGCTACCCACCTGTTTGAAAGCGGTATGAAGCTGGAACATATTGCCCGTTTTCTAGGACACCGAAGCTTGGAAGCCACCCAAATCTACACCCATATCCAACCCAACATTAGCGATGAGGAAAAGAGTCTATGA
- a CDS encoding CHC2 zinc finger domain-containing protein has protein sequence MEIAEIKARLSIQTVLSHYGLKVNQSNMLCCPFHADKTPSMQIYPKTNTAYCFSTACRLHGKKLDVIDLIQEHEQLTQHRAILKAQQMIEPTQPPSDTSDERKNAGIPHEGKALSRTAVLTKFYQSCLQGMTRSLKAQQYAQDRQLNYEYLGIGFISADFGRSWNDPLKQSAVKLGLMQERKGKIVPKLRSCLMLPMKNAAGKVVDIYARSLQDDSYPRHFYLPQGQQGLYPHYPKPETERLVLTESLLDAATLLQDKSLSQVYGMLALYGTNGFTKEHEQAIQGLANLQEIIFFLDGDEAGRKAVAKYADQLQALRPDVKLTAVATPEGEDVNSLLQGHTPVILEHLLNERQAIGSPTLFLSSEKTPEASPVAPPLTDDSAATQPPSEETSPSSEYRLHTENTELLFFTSPWLQVTVLGGIKIAGLDRLRVTVKVEPAQATPGKRHLPVRHSLDLYHSGQVQQLVIQVAERLEVSSREAMYTLSELTASLERYRHRRLEALQPKAEEKPTLSGAEKQAALDYLQSPQLLTRLSSDIRATGLIGEETNALIAYLVYTSRKRESPLHLMCLGQSGTGKTYLQEKVSALMPEEERLEITTLSENAFYYFQREELKGKLILIEDLDGAEGVLYPLRELQSKKRISKTVTLKDNKGNLKTVSLRVEGPVSVSGCTTREKLYEDNANRCLLLYVDQSDTQDGQIMAYQRKLSAGLVNAGEQHTLIHQLQNVQRLLRPIKIVNPYAELIQLPPQVFKPRRTMLLLLSFIETVTFLHQYQREVKQDATGTPYLQTAPDDVAAAFRLLREVLFAKSDELTQASRSFLEQLTAYTKEQNRETFYARHVRKHLRLNPNNLKRYLRELVSYGQVKIVGGSRHKGFEYQIVAPKEYEGLKSAIDEQLAAILLKINESVGQ, from the coding sequence ATGGAGATTGCTGAAATCAAAGCCCGTCTATCGATCCAAACGGTGCTTTCGCACTACGGCCTGAAGGTCAACCAAAGCAACATGCTGTGCTGTCCGTTCCATGCGGACAAAACGCCCAGTATGCAAATCTACCCCAAAACCAATACGGCCTACTGCTTTTCTACGGCCTGTAGACTACACGGCAAGAAGCTCGATGTGATTGATCTGATCCAAGAGCACGAGCAACTCACCCAACACCGAGCGATTCTAAAAGCCCAACAGATGATCGAACCTACTCAACCACCTTCCGATACTTCCGATGAAAGAAAGAACGCCGGTATTCCCCACGAAGGGAAAGCGTTGTCCCGCACGGCGGTCTTGACCAAGTTCTACCAAAGCTGCTTGCAAGGTATGACCCGCAGCCTGAAAGCCCAACAGTACGCCCAAGACCGGCAGCTGAACTACGAGTACCTGGGTATCGGCTTTATCAGTGCTGACTTCGGTAGAAGCTGGAACGACCCCTTGAAACAGAGTGCCGTGAAGCTCGGGCTGATGCAGGAGCGCAAAGGCAAGATCGTCCCCAAGCTACGCAGTTGTTTGATGCTTCCCATGAAGAACGCGGCGGGCAAGGTCGTAGACATCTACGCCCGTAGTTTGCAGGACGACAGCTACCCGCGTCACTTCTACTTACCCCAGGGGCAACAGGGCTTGTACCCGCACTACCCCAAGCCCGAGACCGAACGGCTGGTCCTGACCGAAAGCCTACTGGATGCCGCTACGCTACTGCAGGACAAAAGCCTCAGTCAGGTATACGGCATGCTAGCATTGTACGGCACCAACGGTTTTACGAAAGAACACGAACAGGCGATCCAAGGCTTAGCCAATCTACAAGAGATCATCTTCTTTCTGGATGGGGACGAAGCCGGACGCAAAGCCGTGGCTAAGTACGCCGACCAGTTGCAAGCCCTTCGTCCGGATGTCAAACTTACCGCCGTGGCTACTCCCGAGGGCGAAGACGTGAACAGCTTGCTCCAGGGACATACGCCGGTGATCTTGGAACACCTATTGAACGAACGACAAGCGATCGGTAGTCCTACGCTTTTTCTTTCATCGGAAAAGACACCGGAAGCAAGTCCGGTTGCCCCACCGTTGACAGACGACTCGGCAGCCACCCAACCGCCCTCGGAAGAAACCAGTCCGTCTTCGGAGTACCGGTTGCACACCGAGAATACCGAGCTGTTGTTTTTTACCAGCCCCTGGCTACAGGTTACCGTGCTGGGGGGCATTAAGATTGCGGGCCTGGACCGCTTGCGGGTGACCGTCAAGGTAGAGCCCGCCCAAGCTACTCCGGGCAAAAGACATCTACCGGTACGGCATTCGCTGGACTTGTACCATTCGGGGCAGGTGCAGCAACTGGTCATCCAGGTAGCCGAACGTTTGGAAGTCAGCAGCCGGGAAGCGATGTACACCCTCTCCGAGCTGACGGCCTCACTGGAACGCTATCGTCACCGGCGACTGGAAGCCTTGCAACCGAAGGCCGAAGAAAAGCCCACCCTGAGCGGGGCCGAAAAGCAAGCAGCGTTGGACTACCTACAATCCCCGCAGCTGCTCACGCGCCTGTCCTCCGACATTCGGGCCACGGGGCTGATCGGGGAAGAGACCAACGCCTTGATTGCCTACCTGGTCTACACCAGCCGCAAGCGGGAAAGCCCCTTGCACCTGATGTGTTTGGGCCAGAGCGGGACGGGCAAAACCTACCTGCAAGAGAAAGTGAGTGCGCTGATGCCCGAAGAAGAACGGCTGGAGATCACCACGCTGTCCGAGAACGCCTTCTACTACTTCCAGCGCGAAGAGTTGAAGGGCAAACTGATCCTGATAGAAGACCTGGACGGGGCGGAAGGAGTGCTCTATCCACTTCGCGAACTCCAGAGTAAAAAGCGCATCAGCAAGACGGTCACCCTGAAAGACAACAAGGGCAACCTCAAGACCGTGAGCCTACGCGTCGAGGGGCCGGTGTCGGTGAGCGGTTGTACTACCCGCGAGAAGCTCTACGAAGACAACGCCAATCGGTGTTTGCTACTCTACGTAGACCAAAGCGATACCCAAGACGGCCAGATCATGGCCTACCAACGAAAGCTCAGTGCCGGACTGGTGAACGCCGGGGAACAACACACCCTGATCCATCAGCTACAGAACGTACAACGCTTGCTACGTCCGATCAAGATCGTCAACCCCTACGCCGAGTTGATTCAGCTACCGCCGCAGGTATTCAAACCGCGTCGTACGATGCTCTTGCTCTTGAGCTTCATTGAAACGGTCACCTTCCTGCACCAGTACCAACGAGAAGTCAAACAGGATGCGACCGGTACGCCCTACCTCCAAACCGCTCCGGACGATGTGGCCGCCGCCTTCCGCTTGCTACGCGAAGTGTTGTTCGCTAAGAGCGACGAGCTCACCCAGGCGAGCCGTAGCTTTTTAGAACAGTTGACCGCTTACACGAAAGAACAGAACCGCGAGACGTTCTACGCCCGCCATGTCCGGAAGCACTTGCGACTCAATCCTAACAATCTCAAGCGGTACCTGCGGGAGCTAGTCAGCTACGGGCAGGTCAAGATCGTGGGTGGCAGTCGGCACAAGGGTTTTGAGTACCAGATCGTAGCCCCAAAGGAATACGAAGGGCTCAAAAGTGCTATTGATGAACAGTTGGCCGCGATCCTGCTGAAGATCAACGAGTCAGTGGGTCAGTAG
- a CDS encoding tyrosine-type recombinase/integrase — MRKRVYEYDSATIRQALEQLTDYLGKKHYAPDSIRMYGNYTGYFLAWAERDNLPAREVRYPDLLSYIHHLQDSGRSARQINMMLVAIRHYYTMLARKKQVKKNPASGLILRGVVQAVPSDLLSRDELDQLYERYPVVNLRSARNKIMVGLLVYQAVTTQELSLLRTEHVNLASATLQVPESKRITGQGGLKGRVLKLQASQILPLQEYLTVGRPQILDDISSDRYFYRPTRKPAKIDYEAIQQQLFFSLNGSASIKASLKPLMVDLSKLNPSVKHAKQLRASVITEWVKQYDIRRVQYLAGHNSITSTQRYQSANLEELQEVVSLHHPLQ, encoded by the coding sequence ATGAGGAAAAGAGTCTATGAGTACGACAGTGCCACAATCCGGCAAGCCTTAGAGCAGCTCACCGACTACCTGGGCAAGAAGCACTACGCCCCGGATAGCATCCGCATGTACGGCAACTACACCGGCTACTTTTTGGCCTGGGCTGAACGGGACAATCTACCGGCTAGGGAAGTACGTTATCCGGACTTACTAAGCTATATTCACCACCTACAGGACAGTGGCCGCAGTGCCCGGCAGATCAATATGATGCTCGTCGCCATACGTCACTACTATACGATGCTGGCTAGAAAGAAACAGGTCAAGAAGAACCCCGCTTCCGGACTGATCCTGCGAGGGGTAGTACAAGCGGTGCCCAGCGATCTGCTCAGTCGTGACGAACTGGACCAGCTGTACGAACGCTACCCGGTGGTCAACCTGCGCAGTGCCCGCAATAAGATCATGGTCGGCCTGCTAGTGTATCAGGCGGTGACCACGCAAGAACTCAGCTTGCTACGCACCGAACACGTCAACCTCGCCTCCGCTACCCTGCAAGTGCCGGAGAGCAAACGCATCACTGGGCAAGGAGGGCTGAAAGGAAGAGTCTTGAAGCTACAGGCTTCCCAGATACTGCCTCTGCAAGAGTACCTGACGGTGGGCCGTCCGCAGATACTAGACGACATCAGTTCGGACAGGTACTTCTATCGTCCTACCCGCAAACCGGCCAAAATAGACTATGAAGCCATCCAACAGCAGTTGTTCTTTTCCCTGAACGGTTCGGCTTCCATCAAAGCCAGTCTAAAACCCCTGATGGTTGATCTGAGCAAGCTCAACCCTTCGGTCAAACATGCCAAGCAGCTTCGGGCCAGTGTGATCACCGAATGGGTCAAACAGTACGATATCCGACGGGTGCAGTACCTGGCCGGACACAACAGCATCACTAGCACCCAACGCTACCAGTCGGCCAACCTGGAAGAGTTACAGGAAGTAGTCTCTCTGCATCATCCCCTCCAGTAA
- a CDS encoding type II toxin-antitoxin system RelE/ParE family toxin: MEEERRLIVWNTSALDRFADELERLSAASYTKAEEVEAAVLNRLQQAVTMPERYAKDKYKRNNPGHYRAFETDDYRVSYRYDQKQIRVLRIRHVRQKPLYY, from the coding sequence ATGGAAGAAGAACGAAGGTTGATTGTTTGGAATACCTCGGCCTTAGATCGTTTTGCCGACGAGTTAGAGAGGTTGTCAGCAGCTTCTTATACGAAAGCCGAGGAGGTAGAAGCAGCCGTACTCAATCGCTTACAACAAGCCGTTACCATGCCGGAACGGTACGCCAAAGATAAGTATAAACGAAACAATCCGGGACACTACCGCGCCTTCGAGACCGACGACTACCGCGTTTCGTATCGCTACGATCAAAAGCAGATCAGGGTCTTACGTATCCGGCACGTCCGACAGAAACCACTGTACTATTAA
- a CDS encoding type II toxin-antitoxin system RelE/ParE family toxin: protein MSYNVIATDYFQKEAKKLIRKYRSLRGELKALGEELADNPTTGTSLGHDLYKVRLAIASKGKGKSGGARVITCVKVVQEKVYLVSIYDKSQLENLSKQQIEQLLQKEGLG from the coding sequence ATGAGCTATAACGTTATTGCCACGGATTACTTCCAGAAGGAAGCCAAGAAGCTTATCCGGAAGTACCGCTCATTGAGAGGAGAGCTGAAGGCACTCGGTGAAGAGCTGGCCGACAACCCCACTACCGGCACCTCACTGGGTCATGATCTCTACAAAGTACGGCTGGCTATTGCTTCCAAAGGCAAGGGTAAGTCCGGTGGGGCTAGGGTCATCACTTGCGTGAAGGTAGTACAGGAAAAGGTCTACCTGGTCTCCATCTACGACAAAAGCCAGCTAGAAAACCTTTCTAAACAACAGATCGAGCAACTGCTCCAGAAAGAGGGACTCGGGTGA
- a CDS encoding helix-turn-helix domain-containing protein — translation MNTFGKKIAALRKDRKMSQGDLAKLLHTSVSVIGRYERDEMKPSIEAAQKIAGFLDTTVGYLLGETEDAELFKNPSMLQRLQELNNLPEKDKDYILYALDGLLQNVKAKQAFA, via the coding sequence ATGAATACCTTTGGAAAGAAAATAGCTGCCCTACGAAAAGATAGAAAGATGAGCCAGGGTGACTTGGCTAAGTTGCTTCATACTTCCGTTTCGGTCATCGGTCGCTACGAACGCGATGAGATGAAGCCCAGTATTGAAGCGGCTCAGAAGATTGCGGGCTTTCTGGATACCACTGTAGGGTACTTGTTGGGGGAAACCGAAGATGCTGAACTGTTCAAGAACCCCTCTATGCTACAGCGATTGCAGGAACTCAACAACCTGCCTGAGAAAGACAAGGACTATATCCTCTACGCCCTGGACGGTCTTTTGCAGAACGTGAAAGCCAAACAAGCCTTTGCCTGA